Below is a genomic region from Serratia liquefaciens ATCC 27592.
TGGCTGGCAACGCCCAGTCGGCGCGGGTGTGAGATACCATGGCCGTCGACAAAAACCAAATCCGGCTTCTGCTGCAATTGCTCCCAAGCCGCGAGCAACGCAGGGTATTCACGAAATGATAAAAAACCGGGAATGTAAGGCAGGGTGGTCGCGACACGAGCCACCCGGTACTCCACCAGCTCCAGCGATGGATAGCGCAGGATGGCAATGGCAGCACGCGTCACCTCACCTTCCTGTTCAAAGCCCACGTCGGCACCGGCAATAAAGGCCGGCGACTCGGTCTGGAAGTCATCGTAACGAATCACTTCCGAGGCGCGCTGCAATTGCTCCGCGCGTAGGGCTTGAGTATCTATCACGTCCGGTCCTTAGCGATGGTATTTGCCCGATTGAGCGTGAACCGCCTCGACAAAGGCGCCGGCGTTTTCTGGTGGCACATCCAAATGAATGCCGTGACCCAGGTTAAATACGTGCCCTTCACCGTGACCGAAACCGGCCAGAATAGTTTCCACTTCCTGCGCAATACGCTCAGGTGACGCATACAGCATAGAAGGATCCATGTTGCCCTGCAGCGCGACTTTATCCCCTACGCGACGGCGCGCGTCAGCGATGTCGGTCGTCCAGTCAAGACCCAGCGCGTCACAACCGGTGGCCGCCATAGCCTCCAGCCACTGGC
It encodes:
- the nfi gene encoding deoxyribonuclease V (cleaves DNA at apurinic or apyrimidinic sites), producing the protein MIDTQALRAEQLQRASEVIRYDDFQTESPAFIAGADVGFEQEGEVTRAAIAILRYPSLELVEYRVARVATTLPYIPGFLSFREYPALLAAWEQLQQKPDLVFVDGHGISHPRRLGVASHFGLLVDVPTIGVAKKRLCGKFAPLDAAVGALAPLEDKGEQLGWVWRSKARCNPLFISTGHRVGADSALAWVQRCMAGYRLPEPTRWADAIASRRPAFQRWLQQHPEVSQ